The following are encoded together in the Actinomycetes bacterium genome:
- a CDS encoding pentapeptide repeat-containing protein: protein LSNADLTNADLSGDWDLPGADLSGADLTGATMNGADLNYAKLRQAKLRWTKLKDANLDRADLTEADLYTAWLHGATLQVANLSNAYLKNTDLHAADLSGANLKDAWLVDAWLVGAHLFDANLDGANLEGATFCLTEMPDRSLNNDDCPPPTPTAVTE from the coding sequence ACCTGTCCAACGCGGACCTGACCAACGCGGACCTGTCGGGCGACTGGGACCTGCCGGGCGCGGACCTGTCGGGCGCGGACCTTACCGGCGCGACCATGAACGGCGCGGACCTGAACTACGCGAAACTGAGACAGGCGAAGTTGCGCTGGACGAAACTGAAGGACGCGAACCTGGACCGCGCGGACCTGACCGAAGCGGACCTTTACACAGCGTGGCTGCATGGCGCGACGCTGCAAGTAGCGAACCTGTCCAACGCGTACCTGAAAAATACGGACCTGCACGCCGCGGACCTGTCTGGCGCGAACCTGAAAGACGCGTGGCTGGTCGACGCGTGGCTGGTCGGCGCACACTTGTTCGACGCGAACCTGGACGGCGCGAACCTGGAAGGCGCGACCTTCTGCCTGACAGAAATGCCGGACCGCAGCCTCAACAACGACGACTGCCCACCCCCAACACCCACCGCGGTTACGGAGTAG